The proteins below come from a single Streptococcus porcinus genomic window:
- a CDS encoding sigma-70 family RNA polymerase sigma factor, with protein sequence MFFFVTFFYNMTIILKEGVTKKSMYNSELNEIFSHVKPIIFKLMRTYFIQLWETDDWLQEGRLVLYNLIESNPELLTNQKKLFVYFKTKFSSHIKDNIRHQESFKRKLNRLPYQEISEVSHRIPEKGLILDDFVAYQSIIEELKPYLTTKEKNQFKALLRGERFSGRKSLLRKLKPFFIDFHR encoded by the coding sequence ATGTTCTTTTTTGTAACTTTCTTTTACAATATGACTATTATTTTGAAAGAAGGTGTTACTAAAAAGTCTATGTATAATTCTGAATTAAATGAAATATTTAGCCATGTAAAGCCGATTATTTTTAAGTTAATGCGGACCTATTTTATTCAACTATGGGAAACTGATGATTGGCTACAAGAAGGACGCCTAGTTCTATATAATCTTATTGAAAGTAACCCTGAGTTACTAACCAATCAAAAAAAGTTATTTGTATATTTTAAAACCAAATTTTCCTCCCACATAAAAGATAACATTCGCCATCAGGAATCGTTTAAACGAAAATTGAATCGCTTACCATATCAAGAAATTAGTGAAGTTTCCCATCGGATACCTGAAAAGGGACTTATTCTTGATGATTTTGTTGCCTATCAGTCAATTATTGAGGAATTGAAGCCGTATTTAACTACTAAAGAAAAAAATCAATTTAAAGCGTTATTAAGAGGAGAGCGTTTTTCTGGACGAAAATCCTTGTTGCGCAAGTTAAAACCCTTCTTTATAGATTTTCATAGGTAA
- a CDS encoding YqeG family HAD IIIA-type phosphatase — protein sequence MSIDDYRPTYMVEAVYDLRANDLLREGISAVLVDLDNTLIAWDNPDGTAEVRAWLDEMTIANISVVVVSNNNYRRVERAVARFGVDFISRAMKPFSRGIKIAMERYGFNPDEVIMVGDQLMTDIRASHRAGIRSVLVKPLVASDAWNTKINRFREKRVFAKLEKKYGKLTYQKGI from the coding sequence ATGAGTATTGACGATTATAGGCCGACCTACATGGTAGAAGCAGTATATGATTTAAGAGCGAATGACCTATTAAGAGAAGGAATTTCAGCTGTCCTAGTGGATTTAGATAATACCCTCATTGCTTGGGATAACCCTGATGGAACGGCGGAAGTAAGAGCTTGGTTAGATGAAATGACCATCGCAAATATTTCAGTTGTGGTGGTTTCCAATAATAATTATCGGCGTGTGGAAAGAGCAGTTGCCCGTTTTGGTGTGGATTTTATTAGTCGCGCGATGAAACCTTTTTCGAGAGGCATCAAGATAGCAATGGAACGTTACGGTTTCAATCCAGATGAAGTTATCATGGTTGGTGACCAGTTAATGACTGATATTCGAGCAAGTCATAGAGCTGGTATCCGTTCAGTGCTTGTAAAACCGTTAGTAGCATCTGATGCATGGAATACAAAAATAAATCGTTTTCGTGAAAAACGGGTTTTTGCAAAATTGGAAAAGAAATATGGCAAATTAACTTACCAAAAAGGAATTTAA